One segment of Alistipes finegoldii DSM 17242 DNA contains the following:
- a CDS encoding carbohydrate kinase family protein produces MYSKPLVIGIGEFLWDILPTGRKAGGAPVNFAYHASQNGVEGWAVSAVGNDDAGRDLLAVTASYGIRTLVATVDKPTGTVDVSLCDGQPTYTIHEHVAWDYIPLTEEMLSLARRAGAICFGTLAQRGEVSHRTTCAMVETVPADAYRIYDINLRQHFYSKELIDRSLRIANVLKINDDELVRLQEMFALPEDTDAACRQLAEQYALRMVVLTGGDRFSSIYTRECISTLPTPRVEVVDTVGAGDAFSGTLIGALLSGRTIAEAHRTAVETAAYVCTCAGAWPPPRK; encoded by the coding sequence ATGTATTCTAAACCCCTTGTTATCGGCATCGGCGAATTTCTGTGGGATATTTTGCCTACTGGCCGCAAAGCCGGAGGAGCTCCCGTGAATTTTGCCTATCATGCCTCGCAGAACGGTGTCGAAGGCTGGGCTGTCAGCGCTGTCGGCAATGACGATGCCGGACGCGATCTGCTGGCAGTTACCGCCAGTTACGGTATCCGTACACTCGTTGCTACGGTGGATAAGCCGACCGGCACTGTCGATGTGTCGCTCTGCGACGGCCAGCCTACCTACACGATCCACGAACATGTCGCATGGGATTATATTCCGCTCACGGAAGAGATGCTGTCTTTGGCGCGCCGAGCCGGCGCCATCTGCTTCGGCACGCTGGCACAGCGCGGCGAAGTTTCGCACCGGACCACATGCGCCATGGTCGAAACTGTACCGGCCGACGCTTATCGCATCTATGATATCAACCTGCGTCAGCATTTCTATTCGAAAGAGTTGATCGACCGGTCGCTCCGCATCGCGAACGTGCTGAAAATAAACGATGACGAACTCGTCCGGTTGCAGGAGATGTTTGCGCTTCCGGAGGATACGGATGCTGCGTGCCGCCAATTGGCGGAACAATATGCACTTCGCATGGTCGTACTTACCGGCGGGGATCGTTTCAGCTCCATTTATACCCGCGAGTGTATATCTACGCTGCCGACACCCCGGGTGGAAGTCGTCGATACCGTAGGCGCTGGCGATGCCTTCTCCGGAACCCTGATCGGAGCCTTGCTTTCGGGCCGGACGATCGCAGAGGCGCACCGGACTGCCGTTGAAACCGCGGCTTATGTCTGTACCTGCGCAGGCGCATGGCCTCCGCCTCGAAAATAA
- a CDS encoding sugar porter family MFS transporter, whose translation MKNKLLLFGYVFAASFGAFVVGLNLGGISGALEFITAEFGLSAMAMGLVTSAIMIGCLIGALLGGRYSDKYGRRNMMIISAVMLILSAVGCAMASNAAWLIAARFLGGCGMGVLSAVIPIYISEISPAKWRGTFVSFYQLFIVIGILAAYCADFGMISWGNNWRWMLGLPLLFAAGNLLMLLFLPESPRWLIKQGEYEVARKAIARMGISSEDAAVMLETPKSSQKGGPKLSELFRGSTTHIVLLGSLLAVFQQITGINVIINYAPEILRQTGIGGDTALMQAIYVGIVNFLFTIVAVWLVDRLGRKKLLLWGCAGLVVSLAYLTYAFAQPLPGSIGILIALLVYIAFFAVSLSPLMFVVTAEIYPSAIRGTAMALSTGISWACAFLVVQFFPIMLESFGAAIVFAGFGVLCLAAWLFIYIWIPETKGRSLEEIEKQLLKKE comes from the coding sequence ATGAAAAACAAGTTACTACTATTCGGGTATGTCTTTGCCGCCTCGTTCGGGGCATTCGTAGTCGGGCTTAATTTGGGAGGAATTTCCGGGGCGCTCGAATTCATTACCGCCGAGTTCGGGCTTTCGGCCATGGCCATGGGACTCGTGACAAGCGCCATTATGATTGGCTGCCTGATAGGAGCATTGCTGGGAGGGCGTTACAGCGATAAATACGGCCGCAGAAACATGATGATCATATCTGCCGTCATGTTGATACTGTCGGCCGTCGGATGTGCCATGGCAAGCAATGCCGCATGGCTGATTGCAGCCCGTTTCCTAGGCGGCTGCGGTATGGGTGTCCTCTCGGCTGTAATACCTATTTATATATCCGAAATATCTCCTGCCAAATGGCGCGGAACATTCGTTTCGTTTTACCAGTTATTCATCGTTATCGGCATTCTTGCTGCTTATTGCGCCGATTTTGGGATGATTTCGTGGGGAAACAACTGGCGTTGGATGCTAGGATTGCCGTTGTTGTTCGCTGCGGGCAATCTACTGATGCTGTTGTTTCTGCCCGAAAGTCCGCGTTGGCTGATTAAACAGGGGGAATATGAGGTTGCCCGAAAAGCCATCGCCCGCATGGGAATTTCTTCCGAAGATGCGGCAGTTATGCTTGAAACACCGAAATCTTCGCAGAAGGGCGGGCCCAAATTATCCGAGTTATTCCGCGGATCGACGACACACATCGTCCTGTTGGGCTCGTTGCTCGCCGTATTCCAGCAAATCACCGGAATTAACGTTATCATCAATTACGCCCCTGAAATATTGCGGCAGACCGGTATCGGCGGAGATACGGCACTTATGCAGGCCATTTATGTCGGAATAGTGAACTTTCTGTTCACGATTGTCGCCGTATGGCTAGTGGACCGTCTGGGCCGCAAGAAACTGCTTTTGTGGGGATGTGCCGGATTGGTCGTGTCACTAGCGTACCTGACCTATGCCTTTGCCCAGCCGCTGCCCGGCAGTATCGGGATTCTGATCGCCCTGCTTGTTTACATCGCTTTCTTTGCTGTGTCGCTTTCCCCGCTTATGTTCGTCGTTACAGCCGAAATATATCCCTCGGCGATCCGGGGTACGGCCATGGCGCTTTCAACGGGGATCAGCTGGGCCTGCGCATTTCTGGTCGTGCAGTTCTTCCCCATAATGCTGGAGAGTTTCGGTGCGGCAATCGTTTTTGCCGGATTCGGAGTCCTTTGCCTTGCTGCATGGCTGTTTATCTACATCTGGATTCCCGAAACCAAAGGGCGTTCGCTTGAAGAGATTGAAAAACAACTGCTAAAAAAAGAGTAA
- a CDS encoding IS3 family transposase, with translation MSLSFLCGLFGYTRQAYYKHLRRNREGSLSDTLLLERVGYYRKLMPRLGGRKLWHLLQQDGFPVSRDRLFTLLSENNLLVKRRKKYSVTTCSRHWMRKYPNLIRGFDLERPHRLWVGDITYISLKEGFAYLALITDAYSKRIVGYNLNTTLERDGALRALRMAIDQTPQQKRQGLIHHSDRGCQYCSKEYVKLLTDNGIRISMTEKGDPYENAVAERVNGILKSEWIDEECFESFQAAKERIDQIVILYNSLRPHASCDWLTPLEAELRTGKLKHHWGRKTVVRKAYVNLYQDNIF, from the coding sequence CGTTTCTGTGCGGGTTGTTCGGCTATACCCGTCAGGCCTATTATAAACATTTACGGCGTAATAGGGAAGGATCTTTGTCCGACACCCTTCTTTTGGAGCGGGTGGGTTACTACCGGAAACTGATGCCCAGGCTCGGCGGTCGTAAACTGTGGCATTTGCTGCAACAAGACGGATTTCCGGTCAGTCGGGATCGGTTATTTACGCTGCTTTCGGAAAACAATCTTCTGGTCAAACGTCGGAAGAAATACAGCGTTACGACCTGCTCGCGGCACTGGATGCGTAAATATCCGAATCTGATCCGGGGTTTCGACCTCGAGCGGCCGCATCGTTTATGGGTCGGAGATATTACGTACATTTCTTTGAAAGAAGGATTTGCATATCTGGCTTTGATAACGGATGCCTATTCCAAACGGATCGTAGGCTATAATCTGAATACGACATTGGAACGGGACGGAGCGCTCCGTGCACTGAGGATGGCCATAGACCAGACTCCGCAGCAAAAACGGCAAGGGTTAATCCATCATTCGGACAGAGGATGCCAATATTGTTCGAAAGAATATGTGAAATTACTGACCGATAATGGGATTCGCATCAGCATGACTGAAAAGGGCGATCCGTATGAGAATGCCGTTGCCGAACGGGTGAACGGTATTCTGAAGAGCGAATGGATCGACGAGGAATGTTTTGAAAGTTTTCAGGCAGCAAAAGAACGCATCGACCAGATCGTTATCCTTTACAATTCACTCAGACCTCATGCCAGCTGCGATTGGCTTACGCCCTTGGAAGCGGAACTTAGAACCGGGAAACTCAAACATCATTGGGGCCGAAAGACGGTTGTTCGGAAGGCATATGTAAACTTATATCAGGACAATATTTTTTGA